The DNA segment CCATCCTTCCGCGGCCAGACCAGCAAGTGCCAATGGTTGGGCATCAAGCAGTAGGCGAGCAGCCGCGTGCCGGCGCGCTCGACGGCTTGCGCGAGCACCTTTTCAAAGGCCTGATAGTCGCTGGGCGTCTCGAAAATCGGCAATCGCGCATTCGCGCGGTTGAGCACATGGTAGACAAAACCTCCAGCGTCGGCTCGCCGCGGCCTTCCCATGCCGAGGAACCTAACAAATTAGCCCGCCGGCGTCAAGAAAACGGTTCCTGACACCTTTTTGGCCCTTTTTGGCCCCCTTTTTGGCCCCTCGAATATCTGCGGCGGTAGCATTAGAACAGCGACATGATCCAATGGACGAGGCGGCTGATGTCGAGGCCGATCACGAAGATCATCAACGTCAAAATGAAAACCAAGCCCAGATAGGTCAGGTACATTTGCACGCGTTCGCTGGCCGGTTTGCCGCGGATGCCTTCGTACAATAGAAACATCATGTGGCCGCCGTCGAGGATCGGGATCGGCAGAAAGTTGATCACGGCCAGGTTGGCGCTCAAAAGCGTGAGAAAAATCAGCAGCTTGGGGATGCCTTGCTTGGCGCTATCGGCGGCCACCACGGCGATCGTGCCTGGTCCGCCCAGACCGTTGGGCGACACGCCGCCGCTGACGACTTTGCGTAGCGTGGTGACGATCTGCATCACCGATTCTTTGGTTTCGCGCCAGCCCAGGCGGCCGGCTTCGGTCCAGGAGTCGGTCTTGCGAATTTCCATCATCGGCTGCAACAGGAAACCGCGGCCTGGGAAATGGGCGCCCGGCACGCTGATCGTGTTTACGGTCGCAACTTGGTCGGCCCCTTTTTCCCCGCGCTGATAGGTGAGTTTCACCTTCACGCCGGTCGGGAAAATCTGCACCGCCGCGGCCAGATCGGGCCAGGAAAGCTTGCCGTCGGTCAGTTTGAGCGGCTCGGTGGGAAATTTCGGACCCTCTGCGAACTGCTTTTTCTCATCGTCGGTGGGCAGGAATTGGGCCGAGAGAATTTTGTCGCCCGGCTGAAGCGTTTTGGCGCCGGCCGACGCATCGGGCAACACCGCCGCCACGACGTTCGACACCGGATAGGCGATCCCCAGC comes from the Pirellulales bacterium genome and includes:
- a CDS encoding transposase, which codes for MGRPRRADAGGFVYHVLNRANARLPIFETPSDYQAFEKVLAQAVERAGTRLLAYCLMPNHWHLLVWPRKDG